From Myxococcus guangdongensis:
CGTCGTCGCCATCATCGGCATCCTGGCCGCCATCGCCATCCCGAACTTCATCCGCTTCCAGGCCAAGTCCAAGCAGTCCGAGGCGAAGACCAACCTGAAGGCCATCTTCACGGCCCAGAAGGCGTACTTCGGCGAGAAGGACAAGTACGTTTCGGACTTCAAGGTCGTCGGCTTCGACCCGGAGCCGGGCAACCGCTTCAGCTACGGCATCAACGGTACGTGCAACGAGTCCGTCGAGACGACCGGTCGTAACTACTCCGGCGGCTGCATCGGCCAGGACAAGGCCCGCTTCACGGAGGTTCCCGCGCTGGGTGCTGCGCCGCTGACCGCTGGCGTGGCCGGCTCGTGCCCCAACTGCGACTTCTCCGCCATCGCGGTGGGCAACGTCGACAACGACACGCAGGCCGACACGTGGGGCATCACGTCGTTCGCCTCCTCGGCGACCACCCTGCAGGGCACCTGCGGCATCGACAGCAACAAGATCGGTGGCGGCGAGCCCGGCAACGCCTACAACGACGTGAGCTGCCCGTAGTCGTCAATGGTCCACCCTGGATTGACCAGGGTATTACGCGGTACGAACGGGGTGCCCGAGTTGTTCGGGTGCCCCGTGTCACTTTTCAGAGAATGATGCGCAAGCTGCCTCCCGTGCTCCTGGCCGCCGGTCTGGTCCTGGTGGTCACCCTCTCCAGCGCCCCTCGCGCCCCGCTCTACTTCGGCGACCGCCCGGTCCTGCCGCGCGCCGGCTTCCTCAAGGCGTTGTTCAAGGCGCAAATCGGATTGGTGGCCGACTACTTCTGGCTGCTGACCATCAACCGCGTCGGCTCCGCTCGGAAAATCTCCGAGTACCGCGACATCTATTACTACGCGGACCTGACCACGGACCTCGACCCCCGGTTCGCCAAGGTCTACACCTTCGCGGGCATCACCATCCCCATCCATTTTGGCCGCGAGGAGTATGCGAACGTCGAGGAGTCCTCGCGCATCCTCCGCAAGGGCATGGTCAACGCGCCCGAGGACAAGCGCATCCACTTCCAGCTCGCGTACAATCTGATGTTCTTCGAGCGGCGCTACCGGGAAGCGGCCACCATCATCGAGGAGCTCGCCAAGGAGCCGGGCGCGCCTGAGTGGTATTCGGGCCTGGCCACCCGGCTGTATGCCCAGTCAGGGGACTTCGATACGAGTCTGGGACTGGCGCAGGCCCTGCGTGACAGTGCGGAGGATGACGAGACGCGTGCCTACTACGAGCGGCGCGTGAACGAAATCCTCCAGGAGCGCTTGCTCCAGGAACTCGACGCCGCCATCCAGCGCTATCAGCAGCGAGAGGGCCGGCCCCCCACCTCCCTGGAGGCGCTCGTCGCCTCTCGGGACGTGAGGGAGCTGCCCGCCGACCCCCTGGGCGGAAAGCTCTTTATTGGAGAGGACGGTCGCAGCTATTCCACAGCCGCCAGGTTCCGGTTGGAGATCATCTACGACGAGAAGACCGAGGATGGAGAGCGCCTCGTTCCCAAGCCCCTGGATTCGAAGAGCCAATGACACTCAACTCGACTGACGCACCGCCCATCCAGGTCCGAGGCCTGTCGAAGACCTACAAAGTAGGCTTCTGGTTCAACAAGACTGTTCGCGCGCTCCAGGGGCTGGACCTCGAGGTGGGCACCGGGCAGATCTACGGCCTGCTCGGTCCCAATGGCGCCGGCAAATCCACGACCATCAAGATCCTCATGAACCTGGTGCGCCCCAGCGGCGGCACGGCGCACCTGTATGGGCAGCCCGTGGACCAGGCGGCGACGCGGCGGATGGTGGGCTTCCTGCCGGAGAACCCCTCGCCCTACGAATACCTCACCGGTCGTGAGTTCGTGACGCTCGCCGGGCAGCTCAGCGGCATGAGCGGCCACGAGTTGGACTTGCGGGTGAAGGAGGTCCTCGGCGCGGTGGACATGAGCCACGCGGAGAAGCTGCAGATCCGCCGCTACTCGAAGGGCATGGTCCAGCGCGTCGCGCTCGCGCAGGCGCTGGTGTCCAAGCCGAAGATGCTCATCCTCGACGAGCCGACGAGCGGCCTGGACCCCGTGGGCCGCAGGCAGATGCGAGACCTCATCCTCGCCGAGAGGGACCGGGGCACCACCGTCCTGTTCTGCAGCCACATCATCCCGGACGTCGAGGCGCTCTGCGACAGGCTCGCGGTGCTCGTGGGTGGCCGCCGCGTGCGCGAGGGCAGCGTGCAGCAGCTGCTCTCCGCGCAGGTGCCCTCCGTCGAAGTCGTGGTCGAGGGCTTGAAGCTGGACCAGGTGAAGAACCTGGGTGTGGCGCTGGAGTCCACGCAGGCCCTGGATGGTCGCGTGCTGTTGCAGGTCGCCGACTCGGACAGCCAGCGGCTGCTGGGGCAGGTGCTCGCGGCGGGTGGTCGGGTCAACAGCCTCCAGGCGGCGAAGTTCTCCCTGGAGCAACTCTTCATGGATGCCCTGAAGGATTCCGGACGGGCGACGAGCGTCGGCGGGGAGATCAACACATGAGCGCGTTCGGCGCGATGGTCTGGAACGGGTTCCGTGAGGCGCGCCGCAACCGCGTCACGGTGGTGGTGGGCGCGTTCGCCGCGGTGGTGCTGCTGTCATCGACGCTGGTGACGGAGGTGACGGTCGCCACGTTCGACCGGGTGCTCACCGACTTCGGCCTGGGGATGATGAGCCTCATCCTCGTCTTCCTCACCATCTTCCTGTCGAGCGGCCTGCTGAGTCGGGAGATCGAGCGGCGCACCATCTTCCTCGTGGTGAGCAAGCCGGTGTCGCGCTCACAGTTCCTGCTGGCGCGGCTCGCGGGCAACATGCTCACGCTCGCCGTGCTGATGGGGGCGATGCTGCTCATCTTCCTGAGTCAGCTGGTGATGTTCCAGGTCGCCGTCAACCCCACCCAGGTCCTCGCGGTGGTGGGGCTCTGGTTCGAGCTGCTCGTGCTCACCAGCGCGGGCATCCTCTTCTCCAGCTTCGCGGGCCCCGCCGTCTCGGCCATCGCCACCACGGGCATCTACTTCGCGGGCCACCTGGCCAATGACCTCTTCGACATCGCGCAGCGGCTGGATGACGGCCCCGTGAAGGCAGTGGCCACCGCGCTCTACTACCTGTTGCCGAACCTGGAGAAGATGAACTTCCGTCCCCAGGCCACCTATGCCCTGCCCGTGGACGCCTCCACGTTCTTCTCCGGCGTGGGCTACGGTCTGGGCTGGGCCGCGCTGTTCACCGCGGCCGCCATCTTCATCTTCGAGCGACGCGACTTCCGCTGAACGGCCACGGAGGCACGCGGGCCCCTGTCCACCAGGGCCCCGTGTCTCACGGCGTGGCGCCCACCGCGAGTCGCGCCTGCCGAAGCCCGTCCCTCGCCGGAGCCGAGTCCGGCCGCAGGCGCAACGCCTCCTCCAGCGAAACCACGGCCTCGGCCGGGCGCCCCAGTTGCAGCAGCGTGCGCCCCAGTTCCAGGTGAGAGTCCGCGCGCCGGGGCGCCAGCCGTAGCACGGCCCTGAAGCGCTCCACCGCCTCCTCCAGCCGCCCGGACTTGCGCAAGGCAAGCCCCAGATTGTGAAGGACGACGGGCTCCCTGGGGCGCATCGCGTGGACGCGCTCGAGCTGGGGAACAGCCAGGTCCATCCGCCCCATCAGCGCATACGCAACGGCCAGGTCGCTCTGCGGCTGATAGAGCTGAGGCATCGCCGCGACCGCAACCTGAAGCGGCGCGATCGCCTCCTCCACCCGACGAGCCTTGAGATAGGACGCCCCCAGGTAGGCGTGGATGCTCGGCTCCTCCGGCGTCTTCGACAGGGTGTCCTCCCACAACGAGATGTCATCGCGCCAGGCTGGCACCCGGGCCAACGTCAACGCCGCGAAGACCACCACCACGCCTCCCGCCGCGAGCCCCAGTGCCCTCGACTGTCCGGGCCAACGCTCGAGCACCCACTTCGCCCCCACCGCCATCAGCAGGCAGAAACCCACGGAGGGCAAGTAGAGGAAGCGCTCGGCGTAGGCCTCCACGCCTCGCAGTTGCATGAGGAAGATGGGGAGCAGCGGCGTCAGCAACCAGACGCCTCCGGCGAGCACGGCCGGGGACGCGCGCCATGAGCGCCACAGCGCTCCCGCCAGCAGCAGGAGCAGGACGCTCCCCAGCACCACCTCCGAGACCAGGGGCGACACCTGCGAGGGAATCGTCACCACGAGCGGATGAGGCCAGAAGAGCTTCCCGCCCAGCTTGCCCACCAACGCCAGCAGGTGGAGCGGATACAGGCCCCCGCTCCCTTCTCCTCCCTGGAGCGGCACGGAGAGACCGACGGCGTTCAACCGGAGCGCCGCGTACCCCAGGGCGCCTACGCCGAGCGGCGCATAGCGCCGCACCCAGCCCTTGAGCCCTGGTGGCGAAACGCCCTCCCCCGTCGCCCTGTCCGTGGCCCAGAGCACGGCGGGGAACACCACCGCCACTTCCTTGAAGAGCAACCCGGCGGCCCACAGCAGCCCTGCCCCCACGCCCCGTCCCCAGGACGAAGGCCCGGCCACCATGAGCCGCACGGCGAGCAGCACCAGGAGCGTCGCCGCCACGTCCATGCAGCCACTCAGCCACGCCACCGACTCGGTGTGCACGGGGTGCACGGCGAACAGGAGCGCCCCCGCCAGCGCGCCCCACTCCGCGGCGGGCGATGCCCCGGGCTCCTTCACCTTCAGGCAGGCGCGCAACAGCCAGAGGACCAGCGCGCAGACCGCCGCGTGCATCAGCAGCAACACCAGGTGGAAGCCCCATGCCTCCAGCCCGAAGACAGCCCGCTGCGCGAAGAAGAGCACGTGCGCGAGCGGCCGGAAGTAGCTCGCCGCGGGACCGCGCGCCGAGTCGTTAATGGCCCCATCCTCGACCGGGAACAGCGGACGCTGGAACGCGTTCGAGAGCTCGCTCCAGGAGCGCAGCCAGGGGTTGTCCACCACCAGTTGCACATCGTCGTAGACGAAGCCGTTGGACAACGTCCCGGCGTAGACGAGCGCCGCCGTCAAGGCGACGAGCAGCACCTGGGTTCGAGGTGTGAGGCGAAAGGAGCGGGAGTCGGCGGAGTCCATCGGTGTCACGAAGGGCGGGAGTCTACCGGCTTCTCTTCGCTGACAGTGCCGGGACCTCGGCTCGCAACGAGGGCAAGGCGCCTGCCGGGCGGTTCCACGCCAGACCCGGCCGGTGGAGCCCAAGTCCGTCCAGGACAGCCCGAGGTCCGCGCCTATACTCGTCCGCGCGCGCCCATGGACCGGGCGCCGACAGGGTCCCCGTCCCATGCGAATCCTCGAGGTCTCCAACTTCATGCCGCCCCACCCCGGCGGCATCGAAATCATGATCGACACCCTGTTCCAGGGGCTCCAGCGCCGCGGCCACGATGTGCGCTGGATTGCCGCCTCCACGCCCCTGGAGCCAGGAACGACAGGCCCCTTCGTCCGGGTCTCCGCGTGGAACTGGCTCGAGAAGAACCTGCACGTCCCCATGCCGCTGTGGGCGCCTTCCGGATGGAAGGAGCTCGACGAGCAGGTGCGCTGGGCCGACGTCATCCACGTCCATGACTGTCTCTACTTCTCCTCCTCGCTGACCACCGCGCTTTCGAAGGGCCGACGCAAGCCGCTGCTCGTCACCCAGCACGTGGGCGAGGTGCCCTACGGTGGAGTGCTGGACTGGGTGCAGGCGGCCGCCTATCGCACGCTCGGACGGACCCTGCTGAGCGCCGCCAGCGAGGTGGTGACCTACAGCCCCCACGTCGTCGACTACTTCCAGCGCGTCGGGGTGAAGAACCCCCTGCGCATCATCCCCCTGGGCTTCGACCCGCGCTTCCAGCCGTTGTCCGAACAGGAGCGGCTGGAGGCGCGACGGGAGTTCGGGCTCCCGGAGAAGGGCGCGCTGGTCCTCTTCGCGGCGCGGCTCGTTCCCAAGAAGGGCGTGCACCGGGTCGCCGAGCTTCAACGACGGCTGGCCTCCGAGGGCGTGACGCTCGTGGTGGCGGGAGATGGTCCTCTGGCGAGCGAGGTCTCGGACCTCCCGAACACGGTGCACCTGCGGCAGGTGGACCATGCGCGCATGCACCTGCTCTATGGCTGCGCGGATGTCCTGCTGCTGCCCTCTGTCGGAGAAGGCCTGCCACTCACCCTCCAGGAAGGCATGCTGACGGGGCTCCCCGCGGTCGTCTCACGCGACCCGTCCTTCGTC
This genomic window contains:
- a CDS encoding glycosyltransferase family 4 protein, producing the protein MRILEVSNFMPPHPGGIEIMIDTLFQGLQRRGHDVRWIAASTPLEPGTTGPFVRVSAWNWLEKNLHVPMPLWAPSGWKELDEQVRWADVIHVHDCLYFSSSLTTALSKGRRKPLLVTQHVGEVPYGGVLDWVQAAAYRTLGRTLLSAASEVVTYSPHVVDYFQRVGVKNPLRIIPLGFDPRFQPLSEQERLEARREFGLPEKGALVLFAARLVPKKGVHRVAELQRRLASEGVTLVVAGDGPLASEVSDLPNTVHLRQVDHARMHLLYGCADVLLLPSVGEGLPLTLQEGMLTGLPAVVSRDPSFVANVSDAPGVRLEEGLSAQAEALREALSNPPPRSDIADWAKARWGLERFVTEYERTLAHLVSGS
- a CDS encoding tetratricopeptide repeat protein; this translates as MDSADSRSFRLTPRTQVLLVALTAALVYAGTLSNGFVYDDVQLVVDNPWLRSWSELSNAFQRPLFPVEDGAINDSARGPAASYFRPLAHVLFFAQRAVFGLEAWGFHLVLLLMHAAVCALVLWLLRACLKVKEPGASPAAEWGALAGALLFAVHPVHTESVAWLSGCMDVAATLLVLLAVRLMVAGPSSWGRGVGAGLLWAAGLLFKEVAVVFPAVLWATDRATGEGVSPPGLKGWVRRYAPLGVGALGYAALRLNAVGLSVPLQGGEGSGGLYPLHLLALVGKLGGKLFWPHPLVVTIPSQVSPLVSEVVLGSVLLLLLAGALWRSWRASPAVLAGGVWLLTPLLPIFLMQLRGVEAYAERFLYLPSVGFCLLMAVGAKWVLERWPGQSRALGLAAGGVVVVFAALTLARVPAWRDDISLWEDTLSKTPEEPSIHAYLGASYLKARRVEEAIAPLQVAVAAMPQLYQPQSDLAVAYALMGRMDLAVPQLERVHAMRPREPVVLHNLGLALRKSGRLEEAVERFRAVLRLAPRRADSHLELGRTLLQLGRPAEAVVSLEEALRLRPDSAPARDGLRQARLAVGATP
- a CDS encoding prepilin-type N-terminal cleavage/methylation domain-containing protein gives rise to the protein MKKKGGFTLIELMIVVAIIGILAAIAIPNFIRFQAKSKQSEAKTNLKAIFTAQKAYFGEKDKYVSDFKVVGFDPEPGNRFSYGINGTCNESVETTGRNYSGGCIGQDKARFTEVPALGAAPLTAGVAGSCPNCDFSAIAVGNVDNDTQADTWGITSFASSATTLQGTCGIDSNKIGGGEPGNAYNDVSCP
- a CDS encoding tetratricopeptide repeat protein; translated protein: MMRKLPPVLLAAGLVLVVTLSSAPRAPLYFGDRPVLPRAGFLKALFKAQIGLVADYFWLLTINRVGSARKISEYRDIYYYADLTTDLDPRFAKVYTFAGITIPIHFGREEYANVEESSRILRKGMVNAPEDKRIHFQLAYNLMFFERRYREAATIIEELAKEPGAPEWYSGLATRLYAQSGDFDTSLGLAQALRDSAEDDETRAYYERRVNEILQERLLQELDAAIQRYQQREGRPPTSLEALVASRDVRELPADPLGGKLFIGEDGRSYSTAARFRLEIIYDEKTEDGERLVPKPLDSKSQ
- a CDS encoding ABC transporter ATP-binding protein; this translates as MTLNSTDAPPIQVRGLSKTYKVGFWFNKTVRALQGLDLEVGTGQIYGLLGPNGAGKSTTIKILMNLVRPSGGTAHLYGQPVDQAATRRMVGFLPENPSPYEYLTGREFVTLAGQLSGMSGHELDLRVKEVLGAVDMSHAEKLQIRRYSKGMVQRVALAQALVSKPKMLILDEPTSGLDPVGRRQMRDLILAERDRGTTVLFCSHIIPDVEALCDRLAVLVGGRRVREGSVQQLLSAQVPSVEVVVEGLKLDQVKNLGVALESTQALDGRVLLQVADSDSQRLLGQVLAAGGRVNSLQAAKFSLEQLFMDALKDSGRATSVGGEINT
- a CDS encoding ABC transporter permease, encoding MSAFGAMVWNGFREARRNRVTVVVGAFAAVVLLSSTLVTEVTVATFDRVLTDFGLGMMSLILVFLTIFLSSGLLSREIERRTIFLVVSKPVSRSQFLLARLAGNMLTLAVLMGAMLLIFLSQLVMFQVAVNPTQVLAVVGLWFELLVLTSAGILFSSFAGPAVSAIATTGIYFAGHLANDLFDIAQRLDDGPVKAVATALYYLLPNLEKMNFRPQATYALPVDASTFFSGVGYGLGWAALFTAAAIFIFERRDFR